A genomic segment from Actinomadura hallensis encodes:
- a CDS encoding HIT family protein, whose protein sequence is MSAEPEESVGQQGREGASGAGDEPVPRLEEERGGAGTPDNFQRLWTPHRMAYIKGEGRPTGAGEGDGCPFCEIPAMSDEEGLIVARGTSVFAVLNLYPYNSGHLMVVPYRHVADYADLDEAEYTELATFTQRSLTALRKCSGAQGFNVGMNLGLVAGAGIAAHLHQHVVPRWGGDTNFMPVVGHTKVLPQLLRDTRRMLADAWPAQ, encoded by the coding sequence TTGAGCGCAGAGCCGGAGGAATCCGTGGGGCAGCAGGGACGCGAGGGAGCGTCCGGCGCCGGGGACGAGCCCGTGCCCCGGCTTGAGGAGGAGCGGGGCGGCGCCGGCACGCCCGACAACTTCCAGCGGCTGTGGACCCCGCACCGGATGGCCTACATCAAGGGCGAGGGCCGGCCCACCGGGGCGGGCGAGGGCGACGGCTGCCCGTTCTGCGAGATCCCGGCCATGTCCGACGAGGAGGGCCTCATCGTGGCCCGCGGGACGTCGGTGTTCGCGGTGCTGAACCTCTACCCGTACAACTCCGGTCACCTGATGGTCGTCCCGTACCGGCACGTCGCCGACTACGCGGATCTGGACGAGGCCGAGTACACGGAGCTGGCGACCTTCACCCAGCGCTCCCTCACGGCGCTGCGCAAGTGCAGCGGCGCGCAGGGCTTCAACGTCGGGATGAACCTCGGGCTCGTCGCCGGCGCGGGGATCGCGGCGCACCTGCACCAGCACGTCGTCCCCCGCTGGGGCGGCGACACCAACTTCATGCCGGTCGTCGGGCACACCAAGGTGCTGCCGCAGCTGCTGCGCGACACCCGCCGGATGCTCGCCGACGCCTGGCCCGCCCAGTGA
- a CDS encoding phosphatidylinositol mannoside acyltransferase, with amino-acid sequence MDAAYAAGWTIVRKMPEPAARLAFAALADRTWHRYGAGVRQLEKNLCRVLGKHEVDDEVRILSKKVLRSYFRYWLEVFRLPEYSRERILGRMRVTGEKKIFSNLEAGRGVILALPHMGNYEHAGAWLVHRGYPFTTVAERLRPESLFDRFVAFREGLGMEVLPHKGASAYGRMAQRLRAGRPVCLVVDRDLTDSGVDVQFFGATARMPAVTAALAIQTGAALIPVTLWYEGEYWAARVHDEIPVPAEGGRQEKIRAMTQELARVFEEGIAAHPEDWHMLQKVWVEDMTDGDR; translated from the coding sequence ATGGACGCCGCCTACGCGGCGGGCTGGACGATCGTCCGCAAGATGCCCGAGCCCGCCGCCCGGCTGGCCTTCGCCGCGCTGGCCGACCGCACCTGGCACCGCTACGGCGCCGGGGTGCGGCAGCTGGAGAAGAACCTGTGCCGCGTCCTCGGCAAGCACGAGGTCGACGACGAGGTCCGCATCCTCAGCAAGAAGGTCCTGCGCTCCTACTTCCGCTACTGGCTCGAGGTGTTCCGGCTTCCGGAGTACAGCCGCGAGCGCATCCTCGGCCGGATGCGGGTCACCGGAGAGAAGAAGATCTTCAGCAATCTGGAGGCCGGGCGCGGCGTCATCCTGGCCCTGCCGCACATGGGGAACTACGAGCACGCCGGCGCATGGCTCGTGCACCGCGGGTACCCGTTCACCACCGTCGCCGAGCGGCTCAGGCCCGAGTCGCTGTTCGACCGGTTCGTCGCCTTCCGGGAAGGGCTCGGCATGGAGGTGCTCCCCCACAAGGGCGCCTCCGCGTACGGGCGGATGGCGCAGCGCCTCCGCGCGGGCCGGCCGGTGTGCCTCGTCGTCGACCGCGACCTGACCGACAGCGGGGTCGACGTCCAGTTCTTCGGCGCCACCGCCCGGATGCCCGCCGTGACGGCCGCACTGGCGATCCAGACGGGGGCCGCGCTGATCCCCGTGACACTCTGGTACGAGGGGGAGTACTGGGCGGCGCGCGTCCACGACGAGATACCGGTGCCCGCCGAAGGCGGCAGACAGGAGAAGATCCGGGCCATGACCCAGGAGCTCGCGCGCGTGTTCGAGGAGGGCATCGCGGCCCACCCCGAGGACTGGCACATGCTGCAGAAGGTCTGGGTGGAGGACATGACGGACGGAGACCGATGA
- a CDS encoding glycosyltransferase family 4 protein, translating into MRIGIVCPYTWDVPGGVQQHIGDLAEALIALGHHVSVITPADDEAELPPYAVSAGRAVPVPYNGSVARLAFGFLSAARVRRWINEGGFDVLHVHEPAAPSLGLLACWAADGPIVGTFHASHVRSRAMTVTAPILQSALEKITGRIAVSEAARTTLVEHLGGDAVLIPNGVATERYAMADPLPGWPGRTDLPHGPGEGGALGFLGRMDEPRKGLDVLLRAFEILGRRRPGLRLLLAGPGDADDVMARVSPELRDRVVVLGMVSEEDKVRAYHSVDVFVAPNLGGESFGIVLAEAMSAGAPILASDIEAFERVLRGGRAGVLFPVGDHEALAEAAEELLDDPARRKQLSAEARDAVRAYDWSSVARDVLRVYETVAFDSAGVVESGRGV; encoded by the coding sequence ATGAGGATCGGCATCGTCTGCCCCTACACCTGGGACGTCCCCGGCGGCGTCCAGCAGCACATCGGCGACCTCGCCGAGGCGCTGATCGCCCTCGGCCACCACGTGTCGGTCATCACGCCCGCGGACGACGAGGCGGAACTGCCGCCGTACGCGGTGTCCGCCGGGCGCGCCGTGCCCGTCCCCTACAACGGGTCGGTGGCGCGGCTGGCGTTCGGCTTCCTGTCGGCGGCCCGCGTCCGGCGATGGATCAACGAGGGCGGCTTCGACGTCCTGCACGTCCACGAGCCCGCCGCGCCGTCGCTCGGGCTGCTGGCCTGCTGGGCCGCCGACGGGCCCATCGTCGGCACCTTCCACGCCTCCCACGTCCGGTCGCGGGCGATGACGGTCACCGCGCCGATCCTGCAGAGCGCGCTGGAGAAGATCACCGGGCGGATCGCGGTGTCGGAGGCCGCGCGCACCACGCTCGTCGAGCACCTCGGCGGCGACGCCGTCCTGATCCCCAACGGCGTCGCGACCGAACGGTACGCGATGGCCGACCCGCTGCCCGGCTGGCCCGGGCGCACCGACCTGCCGCACGGACCCGGCGAGGGGGGAGCGCTCGGCTTCCTCGGCCGGATGGACGAGCCGCGCAAGGGCCTGGACGTGCTGCTGCGCGCGTTCGAGATCCTCGGGCGGCGGCGGCCGGGCCTGCGGCTGCTGCTGGCCGGGCCGGGCGACGCCGACGACGTGATGGCGCGGGTCTCCCCGGAGCTGCGCGACCGGGTCGTCGTCCTCGGCATGGTCAGCGAGGAGGACAAGGTCCGCGCCTACCACTCGGTGGACGTGTTCGTCGCGCCGAACCTCGGCGGCGAGAGCTTCGGCATCGTCCTCGCCGAGGCGATGTCGGCGGGCGCCCCCATCCTGGCCAGCGACATCGAGGCGTTCGAGCGGGTGCTGCGCGGCGGCCGCGCCGGCGTGCTGTTCCCCGTCGGCGACCACGAGGCCCTCGCGGAGGCGGCGGAGGAGCTGCTGGACGACCCGGCGCGCCGCAAGCAGCTGTCGGCCGAGGCCCGCGACGCCGTCCGCGCCTACGACTGGTCGTCGGTGGCCCGCGACGTGCTGCGCGTGTACGAGACGGTCGCGTTCGACAGCGCCGGGGTCGTCGAGTCCGGCCGGGGCGTCTAG
- a CDS encoding thiol-disulfide oxidoreductase DCC family protein has product MTRGAAARERPVLVYDGDCGFCTSSARFIERHVPVRAAFVPYQHADLDALGVTAERARHEVLWIDRAGRVGGGAEAVGRLLTCAGGPWRALGTVIRVAPVSWAAWAVYRLVAINRHRMPGGTAACALPADRRPGARG; this is encoded by the coding sequence GTGACGCGCGGCGCGGCGGCGCGGGAACGCCCGGTCCTGGTCTACGACGGCGACTGCGGCTTCTGCACGTCCTCGGCGCGGTTCATCGAGCGGCACGTGCCCGTCCGGGCCGCGTTCGTCCCGTACCAGCACGCCGACCTGGACGCGCTCGGCGTCACGGCCGAGCGGGCCCGGCACGAGGTGCTGTGGATCGACCGCGCCGGCCGGGTCGGCGGCGGCGCGGAGGCCGTGGGACGGCTGCTCACCTGCGCCGGCGGCCCCTGGCGGGCGCTCGGGACGGTCATCCGCGTCGCACCCGTCAGCTGGGCCGCCTGGGCCGTGTACCGGCTCGTCGCGATCAACCGGCACCGGATGCCGGGCGGCACGGCGGCGTGCGCGCTCCCCGCCGACCGGCGTCCCGGCGCCCGCGGCTGA
- the pgsA gene encoding phosphatidylinositol phosphate synthase, producing MLNRIRPVLGRVLTPVGQVVARTRVSPNAITVIGTLGVAGGALALFPRGEFFWGTLVITAFVLFDMLDGAVARVTGKISKFGAFLDSTMDRVADAAIFSGLMIGLYRDGQEPLAGVALYCLVAGVVVSYAKARAEGLGYTCDVGIAERAERLIVALVAAGFHGLGVPYVLAVALWVLAVLSTVTVAQRFAAVYAQAKDGADRDGAKTAPEPAP from the coding sequence ATGCTCAACAGAATCAGGCCCGTGCTGGGGCGCGTCCTCACGCCCGTCGGACAGGTGGTCGCGCGCACCCGGGTCTCGCCCAACGCGATCACCGTCATCGGGACGCTGGGCGTGGCCGGCGGCGCGCTCGCGCTGTTCCCGCGCGGCGAGTTCTTCTGGGGCACGCTGGTCATCACCGCGTTCGTGCTGTTCGACATGCTGGACGGCGCGGTCGCCCGCGTCACCGGGAAGATCTCCAAGTTCGGCGCGTTCCTGGACTCCACGATGGACCGGGTCGCCGACGCCGCGATCTTCTCCGGGCTGATGATCGGGCTGTACCGCGACGGGCAGGAGCCGCTCGCCGGCGTCGCCCTGTACTGCCTGGTCGCCGGGGTCGTGGTGTCCTACGCCAAGGCCCGCGCCGAGGGGCTCGGCTACACCTGCGACGTGGGCATCGCCGAACGCGCCGAACGACTGATCGTCGCCCTGGTGGCCGCCGGGTTCCACGGCCTCGGCGTCCCCTACGTCCTCGCGGTCGCGCTGTGGGTCCTCGCCGTCCTCAGCACGGTCACGGTCGCGCAGCGGTTCGCCGCCGTCTACGCCCAGGCCAAGGACGGCGCGGACAGGGACGGCGCGAAGACCGCGCCGGAGCCGGCCCCATGA
- a CDS encoding elongation factor G-like protein EF-G2, whose translation MADKGGHPGGQGRAPEAGGCDRIRNVALVGHSGAGKTTLVEALLTATGTLQRAGRVEDGTTVSDFDEVEVRQRRSVNLALAPFSYDGVKINLIDTPGYADFVGDLRAGLRAADAALFVISAVDGIDGLTRMLWDECAAVNMPRAIVITKIDQQRGDFDDVVLTCQDVFGEGVAPLYFPVGGEGGLKGLIGLLTQRCFDYSTGARVECEPDPQYAEQMAEQRASLIEGIIQESEDESLMDRYLSGEELNVKSLIGDLETAVARGSFYPVLATSVPHGDHPGPVIGMLELLEVISQAFPSPLEHGIPPVTPVKGGPPREVACDPEGPLVAEVIKTTSDPYVGRISLVRVFSGTLRPDTQVHISGHGMEDRGHEDHDVVERVGALTSPLGKTQRTASSCIAGDICAVAKLTRAETGDTLSDPASPVVMTPWTMPDPLLPVAIRAKSKADEDKLGQALSRLVAEDPTLRLENNSETRQLVLWSMGEAHADVLIDRLRSRYGVEVERTDLRVPLRETFGGKADGLGRHVKQSGGHGQYGICHIEVEPLPSGEGFEFVDKIVGGVIPRQFIPSVEKGVRQQMERGVSAGYPMVDIKVTLYDGKAHSVDSSDMAFQAAGALALKDAASKVPILLLEPVDEMEVLVADEYVGPIMSDLTSRRGRVQGSQAVPGGRTMIKAEVPQLEITRYAIDLRSMSQGTGTFSRRFLRYEPLPTHLAEKVAAGPKDS comes from the coding sequence ATGGCGGACAAGGGAGGCCACCCGGGAGGCCAGGGCAGGGCACCGGAGGCCGGCGGGTGCGACAGGATACGCAACGTCGCGCTGGTCGGCCATTCCGGAGCCGGAAAGACGACGCTGGTGGAGGCGCTGCTGACCGCCACCGGCACGCTGCAGCGGGCGGGACGCGTCGAGGACGGCACGACCGTCAGCGACTTCGACGAGGTGGAGGTGCGCCAGCGGCGCTCGGTCAACCTCGCCCTCGCCCCCTTCTCCTACGACGGCGTGAAGATCAACCTCATCGACACACCGGGCTACGCCGACTTCGTCGGCGACCTGCGGGCCGGGCTGCGCGCCGCCGACGCGGCGCTGTTCGTCATCTCGGCGGTGGACGGCATCGACGGCCTGACCAGGATGCTCTGGGACGAGTGCGCCGCGGTGAACATGCCCCGCGCGATCGTCATCACCAAGATCGACCAGCAGCGCGGCGACTTCGACGACGTCGTCCTGACCTGCCAGGACGTCTTCGGTGAGGGCGTGGCGCCGCTGTACTTCCCGGTGGGCGGCGAGGGCGGGCTCAAGGGCCTCATCGGGCTGCTGACCCAGCGCTGCTTCGACTACTCCACCGGGGCGCGCGTCGAGTGCGAGCCCGACCCGCAGTACGCGGAGCAGATGGCCGAGCAGCGCGCGTCGCTGATCGAAGGCATCATCCAGGAGAGCGAGGACGAGTCCCTCATGGACAGGTACCTGTCCGGTGAGGAGCTCAACGTCAAGTCGCTCATAGGGGATCTCGAGACCGCGGTGGCGCGGGGCAGCTTCTACCCCGTCCTCGCGACGTCGGTGCCGCACGGGGACCACCCCGGCCCGGTCATCGGCATGCTGGAGCTGCTGGAGGTCATCAGCCAGGCGTTCCCGTCCCCGCTCGAGCACGGCATCCCGCCCGTGACGCCCGTGAAGGGCGGCCCGCCGCGGGAGGTCGCCTGCGACCCCGAGGGACCGCTGGTCGCCGAAGTGATCAAGACCACGTCCGACCCGTACGTCGGGCGCATCTCGCTGGTCCGGGTGTTCTCCGGGACGCTGCGCCCCGACACGCAGGTGCACATCTCCGGGCACGGCATGGAGGACCGCGGGCACGAGGACCACGACGTCGTCGAGCGGGTCGGCGCGCTGACCTCCCCGCTGGGCAAGACCCAGCGCACCGCGTCGTCGTGCATCGCGGGCGACATCTGCGCGGTGGCGAAGCTGACCCGCGCCGAGACCGGCGACACCCTGTCCGACCCCGCCTCGCCGGTGGTCATGACGCCGTGGACGATGCCGGATCCGCTCCTGCCGGTGGCGATCCGCGCGAAGTCCAAGGCGGACGAGGACAAGCTCGGCCAGGCGCTCAGCCGGCTCGTCGCCGAGGACCCGACCCTGCGGCTGGAGAACAACTCCGAGACGCGGCAGCTGGTGCTGTGGTCCATGGGCGAGGCCCACGCCGACGTGCTGATCGACCGGCTCAGGTCGCGGTACGGCGTCGAGGTCGAGCGGACCGACCTGCGCGTCCCGCTGCGGGAGACGTTCGGCGGGAAGGCCGACGGCCTCGGGCGGCACGTCAAGCAGAGCGGCGGGCACGGCCAGTACGGCATCTGCCACATCGAGGTCGAGCCGCTGCCGTCCGGCGAGGGCTTCGAGTTCGTCGACAAGATCGTCGGCGGGGTCATCCCGCGGCAGTTCATCCCGTCGGTCGAGAAGGGCGTCCGGCAGCAGATGGAGCGCGGCGTGTCCGCCGGGTACCCGATGGTCGACATCAAGGTCACCCTGTACGACGGCAAGGCCCACTCGGTCGACTCGTCCGACATGGCGTTCCAGGCGGCCGGCGCGCTCGCGCTCAAGGACGCCGCGAGCAAGGTCCCGATCCTGCTGCTGGAGCCCGTCGACGAGATGGAGGTGCTCGTCGCCGACGAGTACGTGGGGCCGATCATGTCCGACCTGACGTCGCGGCGCGGCCGCGTGCAGGGCTCGCAGGCGGTGCCCGGCGGCCGCACCATGATCAAGGCGGAGGTGCCGCAGCTGGAGATCACCCGCTACGCGATCGACCTGCGCTCCATGTCGCAGGGCACCGGCACGTTCAGCCGCAGGTTCCTGCGGTACGAGCCGCTCCCGACGCATCTGGCGGAGAAGGTCGCGGCCGGGCCGAAGGACTCCTGA
- a CDS encoding DUF3048 domain-containing protein, which produces MRSASDITVRSRAAAVLGALVLGAGLAACSDSEEPETAPPPRTTHGPTGSATPAPPPTHPFTGERKGLNNPVLAVKIENTRPALPQSGVKAADIVYVEQVEGGETRLMAVYSSELPRRVGPVRSARISDLHILPQFGRPAFAFSGVQSKMKKHVRNAPVYDISQENAGGAYFRSGSKPIPYNLYADPRDLLKRAPKAAKPRDIGFRFGEPPPGGKPTRSFTARWPSATMGFTWSKKQKRWLASFDGLPDRAAEGGRLGGETVVVQYARTTRSKFRDFLGSYTPLIHTTGTGRALVLRDGKAYRAKWSRPAEKEGTTFTTPDGEPMTFAPGQVWVVLVNDGKPYIP; this is translated from the coding sequence GTGCGATCCGCCTCGGACATCACCGTCCGGAGTCGCGCGGCCGCGGTGCTGGGGGCCCTCGTCCTCGGCGCCGGGCTCGCGGCCTGCTCGGACTCGGAGGAGCCGGAGACGGCTCCGCCCCCCCGCACCACGCACGGGCCCACCGGGAGCGCGACGCCGGCGCCGCCCCCGACGCATCCCTTCACCGGCGAGCGGAAGGGGCTGAACAACCCCGTCCTCGCCGTGAAGATCGAGAACACCCGCCCGGCGCTGCCGCAGAGCGGGGTGAAGGCCGCCGACATCGTCTACGTCGAGCAGGTCGAGGGCGGCGAGACGCGCCTGATGGCGGTCTACTCGTCCGAGCTGCCCCGGCGGGTCGGGCCGGTCCGCAGCGCCCGCATCTCCGACCTGCACATCCTGCCGCAGTTCGGCCGGCCCGCCTTCGCGTTCTCCGGCGTGCAGAGCAAGATGAAGAAGCACGTCCGCAACGCGCCGGTGTACGACATCTCGCAGGAGAACGCCGGCGGCGCCTACTTCCGGTCCGGCTCCAAGCCGATCCCGTACAACCTCTACGCCGACCCCAGGGACCTGCTCAAGCGGGCGCCGAAGGCCGCCAAGCCGCGCGACATCGGGTTCCGCTTCGGCGAGCCGCCGCCCGGCGGCAAGCCCACCAGGTCCTTCACCGCGCGGTGGCCGTCGGCGACCATGGGGTTCACCTGGTCGAAGAAGCAGAAGCGCTGGCTGGCCAGCTTCGACGGGCTGCCCGACCGCGCCGCGGAGGGCGGGCGGCTGGGCGGCGAGACGGTCGTCGTCCAGTACGCCAGGACGACGCGCTCGAAGTTCCGCGACTTCCTCGGCAGCTACACGCCGCTGATCCACACCACCGGGACCGGCCGCGCCCTCGTCCTGCGCGACGGGAAGGCCTACCGGGCCAAGTGGTCCCGGCCGGCGGAGAAGGAGGGGACGACGTTCACCACGCCCGACGGCGAGCCGATGACGTTCGCGCCGGGACAGGTCTGGGTGGTGCTCGTCAACGACGGCAAGCCCTACATCCCCTAG